The sequence below is a genomic window from Chanos chanos chromosome 16, fChaCha1.1, whole genome shotgun sequence.
TCATAAATAATCTGAATTACTAATCTGATTAATCTGAAGTCCCAACTAAGATCAAAGGTCTGTATTTGCCCTTTTACAGGTGTTCACCGGGATTTTCACAGCTGAGATGGTGCTTAAACTCATTGCTATGGATCCATACTATTACTTCCAGGTTGGCTGGAACATTTTTGACAGCATCATTGTGACAATGAGTCTGGTGGAGCTGGGTCTGGCAAATGTTCAGGGTCTATCTGTGCTGCGGTCCTTTCGTTTGGTGAGGTCAATCTCCTCCTTTTTCCCACTTCTAAGTGTCCTCTAACTGTCCACTTTCCCACAGTATGTAAAGTAACCCCTGCATTCAAGCAACCTTTTAAACTGCTGTCACTGtacaaaaaattacaaaagtAATAACAAAGCAGAGCCACACAACCCTTTCATAGACTGCCATTCTAGGAAATATAAGAATGTGAGCGCTGTCTTTATCCAGAAATACGCCAAGTGGTTTTGTTGTGTATCATATAACAAACCTGTAACTTTCCTTGAGATTTGATAAACCACGACGTAACAATTATGTGCAATTTCAACTGATTGTAACTTTCGGATGTTTAATTCTATTCAACTCCCAGATGCGTGTGTTCAAGCTGGCTAAATCCTGGCCCACCTTGAACATGCTGATTAAGATTATTGGTAATTCTGTGGGTGCTCTGGGAAACCTGACCCTGGTCCTGGCAATTATCGTCTTCATCTTTGCTGTGGTGGGCATGCAGCTTTTTGGAAAGAGCTACAAGGACTGTGTCTGTAAGATATCTCAAGACTGCCTGCTGCCTCGCTGGCACATGACAGACTTCTTCCACTCGTTTCTCATCATCTTCCGTATCCTTTGCGGAGAATGGATTGAGACTATGTGGGATTGCATGGAGGTGGCTGGCCAGACCATGTGTATCGTTGTCTTTATGATGGTGATGATCATTGGGAACTTGGTGGTGAGTAGTCTCGCTgattttattatcactgtagCTAACACAATTGTGACGTAATCCTCATCCAAACCAGTTCAGGATTCAGttaggttatttttttttttcagactggatACTTTGTAGGTCTATTGATGTTGACTGAAGATTTGGCAGGTTCAAAGAGTAAATCCAAGAGAGTAATCAGCAAGTGATCTAGTGAATGGTTCATCTCAGTCAGTAATGCTAGGCACTGCCCCGTATGaagagtttctttcttttcgcATCAACATCGCTCTTAACAAATACGGTATAAGCATGGGCAAGATCTCGCTGACGCAAACGCACATCATGAAGCCAATGTCCAGTAGTTTGAGGCATTTAAGAAGCAAAGATAAGATAATTAAACTGTGACACATTGTGCGTGCTTGGAACACTTGAGGAAGTTTGATATCCTTGAACCAGCCGGGATAAACGATGTTCCGGATGCTTGGGAAGGCTGATCTGTTGGTGACATTGCATCCACTGGACCAAAAAAAGAATGCGCAAGCCGTGAAGTGAGAGTTAATTATACATACTCTTTATTTACAAATGATACCAGACAGCCATTTACTATAAATGAAGCAGAGAGTATTTCCGTTTAAGTTATTCATAGAGTGAAGAGGAAGTATCTTATCTAATGAGGTAACAAAAGCTTGGTGATAAACCAAGAGCCAAAACAAATAGAGTTTTTTTGTCTGGGATCCCTGGGGTGCTCTGCTGCAGGCAGACACCAATGTTGAATATCAGGCGGAGGCTTTTCATTTGATAGGCTCTATTTTCGGTCGCTAAACTTCAGCCAGAAAATGGTGCTCCTGACCTTGGTGGTGAGTTTAGGGACTCAGCTCAAGTAAAGTGTTGGCACTGTATCTTGATACACAGGGCTGAGAGAAGAGCACTCTCAGAAGGTCTAAATATTGTacaaaatactgtaaaattttGTCATAATGCTTTAGAAAAAAAGTATCTTCACAGCCAGCGGAGATAACTAAATCTCAGATACAGTCCCTCAATATTGGTTTGCTGGTGTTGcagttgtatgtgttttttatgGAGAGCAGCACGCTGCGAGCACACTTTCTATGcaattatgactttttttagaaagacttttttttatcattttaaaatcaagCATAAGCTTCGGTAAAAGGCGAGCAAAGGTATTAACTATGATTGTTACTCTCTGGGATGTCAAATCTCTGTAGGTCTTGAATCTCTTCCTCGCCTTGTTACTAAGTTCCTTCAGCGGAGATAACTTGGCTTCATCGGATGATGATGGAGAGATGAACAACCTACAGATCGCTATTGCCAGAATCACCAGAGGCGTAGGCTGGGCAAAGGCCTTCATTTTAAGAATTTTAAGACAGTTACTAGGCCTTAAGTccaaggaagaagagaaagatagGGATGAAGATGACTCAAAAAAGGGCAATAACTTTGTCCTCAATCACATTAACTCAGGTGAAGATTCAAAGACTGCTCTCAAATTGATGGATGACGTGTCTGGATGGGCAGATGATGCCCATTCAGGTAAATACGCTGTGAATGCTAACATGGCCCTTGTGCCCATCGCCAAAGGAGAGTCTGATTTTGAAAGTCCttatgatgatgaaaatgacagtgCTTCAGATGATGAAACTGGAAAGGAGGATGTTGACGAAAAGAGGAAGGTGAGTTTTTCCTTAATgcacatatttaaataaatgaaaggatATATTTCCTCAGATGCTTCAGATAAACACTTAGAGCCACAAtgtatcaaacaaaacatattctAACAAACATCAGAGTGAAAATGCAATCCCAAAATTTAACTTAAGGCGCATAAACTGTAGAACACAACCATGGACTCTGGTTCAGgtaaaatatcatatttttatCCTTTGTAATGACTTCTAAATTATGTGCAGCAAGGATTTTGCCTGACAGTAGTTATCAACGAAAACATAAACAGTTGCAATTAGGAGGCAAATGCATTCATTTGGCTCAAGTACTTCAACATTTCAATCATCCCTCTTGTGGAAGCACCACTTTCATTACAAGATTTGGCAGACGATGATTTCGTCGTGTGAAAGATATAACTAGATACGACTGAAATAGTCGAAAAAGACAGCGTTAGCTGTAATTGATTTTCCGCCATCAGCATCACTAGAATCAACATAGGAGGACATGGGTCATCTGCAGACCTCATCCACAGTAACAAAGAACATCTGCAGAGCCCATTCTCCAATGAAACAGAAAgtgggtgtggtggggggtgggactGGTTAGCATAGCAGATACCAGCAGATGTGTCACCATGTGACCATGTGACCGAGCGTGGGAAACAGGACCAGCACAGCATGATTACTGAACCTGACACATAACTACCTAACGTCTCTTGTTCCAGGAATGTGGAGGGCAGCCACTGCAATCCATTTACTTAAATATATTGACCTTCATCAATAGATTCTAGTAAATAGTAAACACAAAGCGTAGCTGTGCTTTCATTTAGGAGTTTAACACATTACATAATAAAGTATGATGACATGCCTGTCAACCAGATAAAATCAGACAGTTTACTGTTTACAAAAGGCAGCCTTTTTGTCTCCAAGATAGGTATTTCAACTCCAAAAAtgcttactgactgactggagggAACCACATGCAATTAAAGGAGAGGGAATCACATACACTGCAGTAAATAACACAACTACTAAACATTGaacaaacaatgacaaaacaaatcCTGTTTGAACTCAGGTCCTAATATATGAAACTTTAGAACTATCATACACAAATTTAGCATATTATGCTATTTGTGACATAAATTTAGCCATGTTTTACTCAACTGAAACAGTGTTAAGATAGCGCACTGTATGTTTCCCCACAGTGATATCATGTGGTTCTTTTAAACCATTAATCTTATGTGACAAGTAGCAATGTCAGTGAAACAGGAACACCATACAACTCTAAGGAAGAGATTTATACTAGCAAGTTATCATTTACTGTTCCCTTTACTTCCTAAATATAACTAACAGTGCACTCACCTCATAAAATTAGACATATTTTAGTACagtaagaaaacacattttacatatgCTGTCACTGGATATAAACAAACCCactgttaatttaacactttcAGAGTTAATGGAACACTGGTCAGTTTGCTGTGTCCTTTACTATAAAATTACACAAGAATAAACTGACTGTGATCTCTCTGTATGGATAGATGAAAGGTGCTATTGACGATGACTCGTCCAGTTGTAGTACAGTGGACAAACCGCCTCATGTGCTGGAGGCTGAATCGGAGGATGAGCAAGATGATTCCATCCCACAAGACTGTTACACAGAGAGTAAGAGGgaaactcttttaaaaaaagtgttgatGGCATACTATACTGCAAATAACACTCCTGGATATTTTTTTAGAGCAGCAAGCTCTTTATATTATTTGAACAATGTTACAAATGTTGTCAAACATTGCGAATTTTGTGTTATGCCGACATctcacagtttttgttttcctctcataTGCAGAATGCATTCAGCGATGCCCTTGCTTAGATGTGGACGTCTCCAAGGGCAAAGGGAAGGCCTGGTGGAACTTCCGTAAAACTTGCTATACCATAGTGGAGCACAACTACTTTGAGACCTTCATCATATTCATGATTCTGTTAAGCAGTGGTGCTTTGGTGAGCCGATATAACCCAAACATTCCTACAGTAAACTTGTATCAAGAGGCCAGAGattgaaatattttcacatgtcCTTCAACCCCTACAGGCTTTTGAGGACATCTACATTGAACAACGAAGAGTCATTAAAATCATACTTGAATATGCAGATCAAGTCTTCACTTATGTGTTTGTCGTCGAGATGCTCCTAAAATGGTCTGCCTATGGTTTCAAGGTGTACTTCACAAATGCATGGTGCTGGCTGGACTTCCTTATTGTCGATGTAAGTTATCTTTAAATACTATCTCTTGTATAAATTTTGCTGGAATCCGACTGGGCGAAGACACAAAAATTCCCTTGTGTCCTTtgctgaaacatttttaaactctTCAAAACACTGAGTAGAGAATGGGATACTGATATGTGATCATATCTGTTCAGTGAGGTTTACCTACTGAGATCTCACCCtccacatattaaaaaaaaaaaaatcatctttgtCAAGTGCGATATTTGAATGTACCTTTTAAAATTTTGTTGCAGGTGTCCTTGATCAGTTTGACAGCAAATATTTTAGGTTACTCTGAACTTGGACCCATCAAGTCTCTCAGGACTTTGAGGGCACTGAGGCCATTGCGAGCGCTATCCAGATTTGAGGGAATGAGAGTGAGTATAGTTTAATATCTTTCGACATGTCTTTTTAGCATCTTCTCTAAAACCAACTGCTCCTGCTAaaacccactacaaataaataGGGcagttcacagtgtgtgtgtgtgatcacagagatttacattacatttaaatattatgtaCTTTTATGCACTTACGTactatatgtacacacacttgccagaagtatgtgtgtatgtatatatgttatatatgtgtatgtgtgtatgtatgtatgtatgtaaaacagGCTTTTTTATCACGTACAAAATGATCTCTGAACTAACACAGATAACATATACAGGTGGTGGTAAACGCCCTGGTTGGGGCAGTCCCCTCCATCTTCAATGTGCTTCTGGTATGCCTCATCTTCTGGTTAATCTTCAGCATCATGGGAGTGAACCTGTTTGCTGGAAAGTTTTATTTCTGCTACAACACCACCTCTGAGGAGATTTTTCCCGTCGAAGTTGTGAACAATAAGACTGAATGCTACGAGTTGATAGAAGCGAACTTCACTGAAGTGAGATGGATGAACCTGAAGGTCAACTTTGACAATGTGGGCATGGGCTACCTCTCTCTACTTCAAGTGGTGAGTTTGTTTGAATGGTCACTGGCTTTTCATAGACTGTTTACATGCCTGAGTCTTTTTAAAGAAGTATTGGGTCAGTCAGTACCACAAACCACACCATGGTGGCTGACAGTATACAACAGCAAGTCACCATTGCCATCATCTCATCTCAAACATAGAATATCATACCTCTGATCTGATCTCCTCACTAATAActcacatttttgtgtgtataagagtgtcttgttttattatttccaGGCTACATTTAAAGGCTGGATGGAAATCATGTATCATGCTGTGGATTCCCGTGATGTATAACCTTTTCTTGTcaatctcttaaaaaaaaaaattaaatagttTAAAGTGACAGCAAAACATATTGTAGCACAAACCATCAACTACATTGACTGTTATTTCAGATGGTAGTCATATTAGTAAAACTGCTTTTAAGGATCTTTACAACAGACCTAATAGTTGATGTAAACCAAATAAGGTAATGCAATATACAACAAAAGTAATACGGCAACAAAGGCGTTTTCTCATCTGTCTCATGAGCTGCTTTCCTCATTTGCTCAGTTCAGTCAAGacagtcaaaatcaaatgaaacatgaacTTATGTATAACAAATATGCTATTAGAACCTAAGTAACAATGATATATTACCTgtttattaatatatatttattttgttctttgatCTAATTAGGTGGAGGAGCAGCCATTATATGAGGCAAATCTCTACATGTAcctttattttgttattttcatcaTCTTTGGATCCTTCTTCACTCTCAATTTATTCATTGGTGTCATCATTGACAATTTCAACCAACAAAAGGCAAAGATAAGTACCAACAATTTTAAGGTGAATTCAAATGTGTTCAATTCAAATGCTTTGTTTCATAACTCTTAGAGTAACACTTTCATTCTCTATATACTTAGGAGGGAAAGACATCTTCatgacagaggagcagaagaagTACTACAATGCCATGAAAAAATTAGGTTCcaaaaaaccacagaaacctATCCCAAGACCTTCGGTATGTAGTCAGTAATCCTCTTTATGAAATTACTTATGTTATTGTCTAACCATTGACTTCTTACAAATAACTATACCTGGGACAATGCTAGGCAATATTACTCTTCCTGAGATGATTCTAGTGTTATTAAAAATAGTGATACCGTGGTGTATCGATATAATTAATAATACTGATAACgctgactgatttttttatCTGTTGCATGACTCATCTGTCGCCTCGGACCCATATTTGGATATCAAAGAACTTCTTCCAAGGACTTGTTTTTGACTTGGTCACCAAGCAGTTTTTTGACTTCGCTATCATGGGGCTGATCTGTCTCAACATGATTACTATGATGGTTGAAACTGATGACCAAAGTCAGGAGATGGAGGAAATCCTCTATATGATCAATCTAGTCTTTATTGTGATCTTCACAGCAGAGTGTGCTCTTAAGCTTATTGCTTTACGCCAATACTTCTTTTCTGTTGGGTGGAATATTTTTGATTTCGTCGTGGTGATTCTCTCCATAGTGGGTAAGTAGCAATACATGGAGTTAGTGAGCAGCAGTTTAATTTGCATGTGTATTCCATAAACATGAATGTACAGATGGTCAGTATAAATGCTATCTCACATtataatatgtttgtttgtcaggtCTCCTGCTTTCAGATATTATAGAGAAGTACTTCGTCTCGCCAACTCTTTTTCGTGTCATCCGTCTGGCCAGAATTGGTCGTGTTCTGCGTCTCATAAGAGGTGCTAAGGGCATCAGGACATTATTATTTGCACTGATGATGTCTCTTCCAGCTCTGTTTAACATTGGGCTTCTTCTCTTCTTGataatgttcattttctctatttttgGTATGTCCAACTTTGCGTATGTGAAAAAAGAGGCCGGCATTGATGACATGCTTAATTTTGAGACCTTCGGCAACAGTATCATATGCCTCTTTATGATAACAACTTCAGCTGGATGGGATGGACTTCTGTCTCCAATTCTTAATAGTCCTCCAGACTGTGATCCACTTGCTGAGAATCCTGGTTCAGATGTGCTGGGCAACTGTGGCAATGCTGGCGTAGGCATTGTGTTCTTTTGCAGCTACATTGTCATGTCCTTCCTGGTTGTTGTTAACATGTACATTGCCATCATCCTTGAGAATTTCAACGTGGCCACCGAGGAAAGCAGTGATCCTCTCTGTGAGGATGACTTTGAGATGTTTTATGAGACTTGGGAGAAATTTGATCCAGATGCATCACAGTTCATTGATTACAGTGTACTGTCAGACTTTGCTGATACTCTGCAAGAGCCATTGAGGATTGCAAAGCCAAACACAGTTAAGTTGATCTCAATGGATCTCCCTATGGTCCCTGGGGACAAGATCCACTGTCTGGACATCCTACTTGCCCTGACCACAGAAGTGCTGGGTGAGTCAGGAGAGATGGACTCTCTTAAAGCAAGCATGGAGGAGAAATTTATGGCCAACAATCCCTCAAAAGTTTCCTATGAGCCAATTACAAGCACCCTGAGGCGCAAGCAGGAGGAAGTGGCAGCCATGACCATCCAAAGAGCCTACCGCAAGCACATGCTCAAACGTTCTCTCAAACATGCCTCTTTCATGTTTCGTGACAAGTCAGATTCAAAGAGGGATGATGAAGAGGCACCAGAGAAAGTTGGAATGATTGCCAAAAGAATGAGTGAATTCTATGGCAGTCAGGCTCCTCTAAAGAACGCAACTGTTGTGGATATGACTTGCTCTGAGAGAGATGTCAAAGGAGACACAGCAAAGATTCCAATCAAGGCCCCAAAGGACAACCAGTCTCCCTCCGTAGAGGTTCAGAGTGAAGTGGTCTTGCACGCCGCTCCTTCCACTATACCTGAATCTTCAACCTTTGTGGACAGCTTGAGAGAGTCCATTGTGTGATATGTATCATTCAAGAGAGAAAGGCTGTCTCTCAAACAAAAGGTACAACAGGTGGGTGTAACACCCTCTATTAGATTCCTTATTCAAAGTAAGGTTCTGGTAAATGCAGCTAAAAGAAAGGGTGACTCAGGATCATGATTTGGAAATGCTCGGCTAATTGAGAGTGTTAAAAATTGACAGAGAACAAGTTGAATGTTGCAATCAGTTAAGCTAATAAGGCTGATGGTCAGAAGTATTCATACTTGTGCATCAATACTGCTCTTTACAAGATGGCTGCAAATTGTAATGTTCTTTAATGACTACAAGCCCCTTGTCAGGAACTTGGATATATAATAGATTAGCCTGTTCAAGTTTTGAAGGTTATGCTGATTGTCTGAGCCACTGCTATGGTTCATAAACCTCACTGCAGAATTTCTTCTTCCAGTATCTACTATAACTTTAAGTAGTTCAAACCCACATCTTGATCTACCTTGACAGTCGCACttaattttaatataaaaattTGTGTTATGTATTAAATTACTTTGTAACATTTGACAGTTAGACTCGATAGCTCTTTTTTAACCTTTAAACTTAATCTTTAACTTTTTGTGTGAGGTTGGGATATTTTATATAAATCAGTATTTGTTTCCAATTAAATTAATTGCACTAACATCTTTGAcatcaaatacatttaaagtgGATGTGACTGAGACTTAAatttacagagaaataaatatacaaaccaGTACTAAATTCCCTATTACAACAAAAACTGTGCTTATAATCAAACCAAAAATAAGGTATGTAAAGTCAGTATAATTTGAAGTAAAAAGGTAATGAGTATGGGCAAGTTGTAAACCACAAGTCTCTTAAAGATTGAGAAGACTTTGACAGCAGACATTTATCTTCTAAAATAAcactgcaacacaaacactgcaagTTTCATGTAATATTTCTGTTACAGATCAGAAGCCCCACCaatatatgtaaatgttatgAAAGAAGCAAATGACTCTGTAATTAAACATTACTGTTATCTCCTTGCTGTCTACCAACTCACTCAtgattttaatgtgaaaaataaacattaaattgCAGAAGAGCAGGATATAGACTCTTTGAGTAAAGACTGAAGTGTCTATCTGTCATccacacaaaatataaatatacaatcTGTACAAATATGGTTAAGGTTATATTTTCTCATTCACTAAAACACATGCTTCAGTGGATGGACCACACAAGTAAACTGTTAATTCTCCAGGAACTGTAGAGGTATTACCCTTTTAATCATTGACTGGGTGACTTGGCACCTCAATTTTATAGGTGTTGCAGTGCCTTCTTTCAGACATATTTTATTTAGccaattattactttttttacaGTCCAACctgcaaaagtgaaaaaataacCTTTAATTTAggatgaaatatatattttatattttactgaTCCTTGTTAGACACATAGCATACAACCCTCAGTAAGTAATATTTCaattgggggggtgggggtggggggctttcaactgaaacaaaatttcatttattttctaaaaaatattttacaaaattgtgtgaatgtttaccgTAGTTGCAATTTGTCTCTTCTAAgcctgtgacaaaaaaaaaaaaatccaagcaaTATATAGTTTTATAAGTATACTTTTTATGCAAATTTATACTTGCTGCGTTGTCTCAGAATTGTACTATTCAGCCTGTAAAGTTAGAATTAAAAATCAAATCTGCCATTTATTTTGAGCTATCCTAACATTTGGGAAGTTTATGGTGCATATTTGTATTTTGTAGTGGCACTTTATCGAAATGTCCAGAATTTTAAATTTGTGCTATGTCTTAAAAGAGTTACTGAAGTGGAGGTCTATTTTTCTTCGTATCAGTGTGTTCCTGTTGCCAAATTAGGGCAGGTGGTAGGGgttgattaaaaaagaaacccagTGAGAGATGTTTCACCATTTCACCAGATGTATTGACATGCTGATAATTGATATTCATAGTCCTGCCATGAACTATTGTTAATCAGGAAGCATTTAATGAAAGAGCAATTTATTAACCTCACAATATAATTGGTAATATGTATTGATCAGATTTTTCCTCATTAAATAAAGCTACACAATGTAGTTTATACAGAATTATTGCTCACATCACTGTTTCAAAAACGTATTCATTAAATACTGTAAAAGAAAGAAGTAACTTTAataatttctaaaaaaaaacaaaaacaaaaaaaaaaacaaaaaaaactctgtgtCTAGTTTCATTTATGAACTTTTCACTAAAACACCTGACAATATTTCACTGTATGAATTACTGTATAAAACTGAATGACctgctttcatttcttttctgctcttttctttattcttcaACAATGTACATTTCACATCTAATTTTTGTGGCTATCATGTTGAATCTATGACATCCTGGATCACCGTGCCACGACTGTATGCCCTCTATTTGTACATATTGTATGTTTAACTTCATTCTGGTTTTCTAATGATTCTTCAATGTATTTTGTAGTTGTATGTTTGTTGATGGCTACTTAAAAGCCTTTCTTTATtgatatatgaaaatatatatatatcgccAAACATCCAAACATAAACAATATATCTTGTGTATAGATTTTGTTTCTAAGAACATTCATGTAATGAATTATAATGATAGcacaacacacttcacagaaCTTCCATTCAATTGTTCATGTTGATTTGGTTCATTTGGAataattttcattgttttgtctgGAATCTGGGTTTATTCAAGTTGGCTAAAGTTAGCATGCGCCATCTACTGGTAGGATTGGTGAACTtggaaaaaattaaatctttccAGAATCtgtcatctgtttttaaaacgTGCTAAATTGGGCTTCCTGTAACCAAAGAtgtatacaatatatacaaggtttaatgtttttcttttttcttatttcatttaatgctgtttttaattcatttatttattcatgtgatCTATTAAGTCTGAGAAGACAGCATGTCAGATGAACGACTCAGATGATGTAGCTGTAGCCACTAAGAGCAGCAGATATTAGCAGTAGAAGACATTTACTGCAGATCATAAATAAACTTTCACCTTGTTATCACCTCTCAAAGACACCGATTGGACATTCCTCTGAGCTATAGCATAAGATCAGCTGTCATGCTAGGTATACTTCCGGATATCACGACTTGTCTATGCAACCCATTTAATCCTTATATAATGTCAGATTCACAAGAAAGAAATTGTTTGACAGTGAGTGAagatgaagttttttttctttctttcattccctcAAAAGTGGAAGAAATGTCAACggcagtggagagaaaaagagttagAGTGAAGCTGCTGTCTTGTCCATGAAGAAAAGTTTGTCGCTCAGTCAGCTATTCATTGTTTTGCAGAGGAGAAATGGCAAGAGACCGCAAACAGCTATCAAGATGACTGACTGTCCAGTAGTCTCTCATACCTTCAGCTTTTATATCTGGTCCATTTAAACATGCCAAGAGGGTAAGAGGTTCATCTGGAGGTGTTCACAGGATCACTTGATGGCTTGAATTCCATGCATGCGGCCCAAGTAAGGGGTCAGCTATGGGGAGTGACCTTAAGATGTAAGGGCAATGCGTTTGACACATCTCTCTTAGTTTGCTGAGTGGGAAAGTAGTCGTAGCATTACGCACAATCACTCCTCATATGACTGATGCACATACTGAGCTCAGGCCAGAAAACACTGCGGGAGTCTAGCATACATACCGAAGCGTACGTTCAAACATTCTCTTCAGAGAAAaagtaaaggagaaaaaaaaatggattaaaacCCACCCGCTTTATTATGCATcaatttaagtttaaaaaagacTGGTCTCTTATCTCTACTGGGAAAATGTCACACTCTCCACCAAAGGACATTTaaggaaaacagcaaaagagGTGTTTTGACTATAACGCAGCATTTTTAAGGTTTTGTCTCCC
It includes:
- the scn4ab gene encoding sodium channel protein type 4 subunit alpha B isoform X2 — encoded protein: MWKFSPLEIWQRNRRRHVKNPKELKLWPHQLALLRDHSVVVSLAKQNAKMASLLPTDTDVFRRFTPESLVEIEKRMAEEAAEQERKKALNIEVDEEDLPKPNSDLEAGKVLPFIYGDPPPELLNVPLEDLDPFYKAKKTYIVIAKGNVLYRFNAEPACYMLSPFSKIRGIATRILIHSLFSMFIMVTILSNCVFMTMSDPPEWSKTVEYVYTGIYTFEAMTKVLARGFVIGDFTCLRDPWNWLDFMVITMAYVTEFVDLGNVSALRTFRVLRALKTITVIPGLKTIVGALIQSVKKLADVMILTVFCLGVFALIGLQLFMGNLRHKCVLWPPYDLNNSLVSNGMPSENSTFDFDSYKQSPENYYYRPGQMDPLLCGNSSDAGLCPEGYICLKAGKNPNYGYTSFDSFGWAFLALFRLMTQDFWEDLFKLTLRAAGKTYMIFFVVIIFLGSFYLINLILAVVAMAYAEQNEATIAEAKEKEEEYAKIMEQLKKQGAEKRRKLAATEGSEHNFADDERSLGEDDKVKADSEGIKLKPLSNEEAAVNGSKVSIDYLEGQKRADSAEIMARDEFDDLEEMQRPCPPLWYKFADIFLKWNCCTPYVKFKKFVYLIVMDPFVDLGITICIVLNTVFMAMEHFPMTEQFEELLSVGNLVFTGIFTAEMVLKLIAMDPYYYFQVGWNIFDSIIVTMSLVELGLANVQGLSVLRSFRLMRVFKLAKSWPTLNMLIKIIGNSVGALGNLTLVLAIIVFIFAVVGMQLFGKSYKDCVCKISQDCLLPRWHMTDFFHSFLIIFRILCGEWIETMWDCMEVAGQTMCIVVFMMVMIIGNLVVLNLFLALLLSSFSGDNLASSDDDGEMNNLQIAIARITRGVGWAKAFILRILRQLLGLKSKEEEKDRDEDDSKKGNNFVLNHINSGEDSKTALKLMDDVSGWADDAHSGKYAVNANMALVPIAKGESDFESPYDDENDSASDDETGKEDVDEKRKMKGAIDDDSSSCSTVDKPPHVLEAESEDEQDDSIPQDCYTEKCIQRCPCLDVDVSKGKGKAWWNFRKTCYTIVEHNYFETFIIFMILLSSGALAFEDIYIEQRRVIKIILEYADQVFTYVFVVEMLLKWSAYGFKVYFTNAWCWLDFLIVDVSLISLTANILGYSELGPIKSLRTLRALRPLRALSRFEGMRVVVNALVGAVPSIFNVLLVCLIFWLIFSIMGVNLFAGKFYFCYNTTSEEIFPVEVVNNKTECYELIEANFTEVRWMNLKVNFDNVGMGYLSLLQVATFKGWMEIMYHAVDSRDVEEQPLYEANLYMYLYFVIFIIFGSFFTLNLFIGVIIDNFNQQKAKIRGKDIFMTEEQKKYYNAMKKLGSKKPQKPIPRPSNFFQGLVFDLVTKQFFDFAIMGLICLNMITMMVETDDQSQEMEEILYMINLVFIVIFTAECALKLIALRQYFFSVGWNIFDFVVVILSIVGLLLSDIIEKYFVSPTLFRVIRLARIGRVLRLIRGAKGIRTLLFALMMSLPALFNIGLLLFLIMFIFSIFGMSNFAYVKKEAGIDDMLNFETFGNSIICLFMITTSAGWDGLLSPILNSPPDCDPLAENPGSDVLGNCGNAGVGIVFFCSYIVMSFLVVVNMYIAIILENFNVATEESSDPLCEDDFEMFYETWEKFDPDASQFIDYSVLSDFADTLQEPLRIAKPNTVKLISMDLPMVPGDKIHCLDILLALTTEVLGESGEMDSLKASMEEKFMANNPSKVSYEPITSTLRRKQEEVAAMTIQRAYRKHMLKRSLKHASFMFRDKSDSKRDDEEAPEKVGMIAKRMSEFYGSQAPLKNATVVDMTCSERDVKGDTAKIPIKAPKDNQSPSVEVQSEVVLHAAPSTIPESSTFVDSLRESIV